A genomic segment from uncultured Alistipes sp. encodes:
- a CDS encoding PspC domain-containing protein, translating to MKEVKKCSISGVAFTMDTDAYEALDAYLESLKNYYRETPDGAEIVADIEARIAELILSTQDNTRVVEKPLMMNIIAQMGSAEDISDQNADHDLQYETPRIPRRLYRDTENAKLGGVCAGIGKYFDIDPVWVRLGLFLPLLLSFFGGIPFLFWFGPLFGNLFGIFLICYFIMWFAVPAARSARQKLEMNGEKITAQSIGEVTAATSSNEPDSKAKPIVAEAVSLFGKIVLILLKIFAGILVFGLIMGACALIIGLFAVVTGGPELIHLGGLNDFSLWVPILGIFIVLIPVILMIYVLMCLIASRKPGGKTVLIIFLLWILSIIGCSVTAIRENVSDKLHKKKAAVERVLRSELIIDGDTTTLEKLLEDFDEESVIEEGRQTLHIAVPSKSIDITVDKEEGELKVNADGKEVSIRAGQDEYNPEVSVRDSSETPKNDETSEN from the coding sequence ATGAAAGAAGTCAAGAAATGCAGCATCTCGGGCGTGGCCTTTACGATGGACACCGACGCCTACGAAGCCCTCGATGCCTATCTCGAAAGCCTCAAGAATTACTACAGGGAGACGCCCGACGGCGCGGAGATCGTCGCCGACATCGAAGCCCGCATCGCGGAGTTGATCCTCTCGACGCAGGACAACACCCGGGTGGTCGAGAAGCCCCTCATGATGAACATCATCGCACAGATGGGCTCCGCCGAGGACATCTCCGACCAGAACGCCGACCACGACCTGCAGTACGAAACCCCGCGCATCCCCCGACGCCTCTACCGTGACACCGAAAATGCCAAACTGGGAGGCGTTTGCGCCGGAATCGGCAAATATTTCGACATCGATCCCGTCTGGGTACGCCTCGGGCTGTTCCTGCCGCTGCTGCTCTCCTTTTTCGGAGGAATTCCCTTCCTCTTCTGGTTCGGGCCCCTTTTCGGCAACCTCTTCGGCATCTTCCTGATCTGCTACTTCATCATGTGGTTCGCCGTCCCGGCCGCCCGCAGCGCCCGCCAGAAACTCGAAATGAACGGCGAAAAGATCACCGCACAATCCATCGGCGAGGTCACCGCCGCAACCAGCAGCAACGAACCCGATTCGAAAGCCAAGCCGATCGTAGCCGAAGCCGTGTCGCTCTTCGGGAAGATCGTGCTGATCCTGCTGAAGATCTTCGCCGGGATCCTCGTCTTCGGGCTCATCATGGGTGCCTGCGCCCTGATCATCGGACTCTTCGCCGTCGTGACCGGAGGTCCCGAACTGATCCACCTCGGAGGGTTGAACGACTTCTCGCTCTGGGTCCCGATCCTCGGCATCTTCATCGTCCTGATCCCCGTCATCCTGATGATCTACGTGCTGATGTGCCTGATCGCCTCGCGCAAGCCCGGCGGCAAGACCGTCCTGATCATCTTCCTGCTCTGGATCCTCTCGATCATCGGCTGCTCGGTGACCGCCATCCGCGAGAATGTCAGCGACAAGCTCCACAAGAAAAAGGCTGCCGTAGAACGGGTCCTGCGCAGCGAACTCATCATCGACGGAGACACCACCACCCTCGAAAAACTGCTGGAGGACTTCGACGAGGAGAGTGTGATCGAAGAGGGACGCCAGACCCTCCACATCGCCGTGCCTTCGAAATCGATCGACATCACCGTGGACAAGGAAGAGGGCGAACTGAAGGTCAATGCCGACGGCAAGGAGGTCTCGATCCGCGCGGGACAGGACGAATACAATCCCGAGGTATCGGTCCGCGACAGCAGCGAGACCCCCAAGAACGACGAAACATCTGAAAATTAA